The stretch of DNA AACAGACATTATTAATTGCCGACTTTTAGCCGCTTGTTGCCTATCACTAAAAGTCCAACAACGGTTAGCAAACCACGACAACACTACCGCGACGGAAAATGCCCCTACTCTCGCCCATATCAGGGGTAAACCAAACGTTTCAAATAACAGGTAAAATAACACCGCATCAGCAACAAATACGTTAGCACCGACCAACAAGAAGCGCCCTTCTTGTTGGTACTTACGCCAGTACTGACTCAGTAAACCTATCGGCTGGGACGACAAAGCAGTAAGCCTCTATCTTTATTGCTGGCAATCTCATCACAATTTACAAAACGACTATCATCGGCTTTGGAGTGTTGCACAAAGAGATAAAATGGATTTCCATTCTGATTTACATCGGTTAACGAGGTGATTTTTTCAGCCTTGCCTGCAGTATAAAAGCGTGCAGAAAATGGTATTTTGCCCCAGTAATAAGTAGCAAGGTCCACTTGTCGTTGCTGCAGTAACCAACGTTCACTTTTATTCTTTCCTGCGTCAAAATGAATAACACCCACTGCGATGATCAATAACGCAGTAATAACCAGTGCGATTCGATGCAACATCGGCACTTGTGTATGGCGCCAAGCAAAAGCGATCAATATCGCCAATGCTGGGATCCCAGGCAACACATAAGCCGGTAATATGTTACCTGCAAAGGTAAATAACACCATAGGCGCTATCATCCAGCAAACAAGGTAACTCGCGAAACCTGCGCCCTGTAACGCTTTATCTTCATCACTTCTCTTTGGCGCTTCAATAATCACTTTATAAAGCGCTTGCGGTAAAAACAAAGACCAAGGCAAGGCCGCGACAATAAAATACAGCCAAATGGTACCGCGAGTTTGATCGTGTGCAGTGCCGTACAGATCCCCCTGCCAACCACTATCAACAAATCTTGACCAATGCTCACCGACGATGAAATAACTTAAAAATCCCGGCGTGGTATTTTCAGCAATAACATACCAAGGTAGGGCAATCAGTAGCATTAATATGGTTCCTTTAATCAAGGGAACCCGCTGCCATAAAAGGAGCCACGGTCGAATCAATCCATACTGCCACAGTAGCCATAATCCAGTGCCAATGCCGAAAATAACCAAGGCAACAGGGCCTTTCGCCAGTAAGCCAATCGCAAGACCCACAAAGCCAAAGTAGCCCCAGCGAACTTCACCTTGCCAACACAGATAAAACCCCACCATTGCCATCGTCAAACCTAAGGTCAATGCCATGTCGGTCATCACAGCACCCGCGCTAACAATAAACACCACTGTTGAGGCTAAAATAATGAGTATTGGCAATACTGGTAAACGTAGCCTTTTAGCAAAAAGTGCCACCACACCTAAGGTGAGCATGGCAGCAATCCAATGCGGGAAACGCACTGCAAACTCAGAGACACCAAAGCCCAAAATAGACACTGCACTCATCCAAGTATGCAGTGGGGGTTTTCCCCAAAACGGCACATCGTAATCAAATAACGGCGTGATCCAATTACCGGTTTCCACCATCAAACGCGCCATTTCACCATATCGAGCTTCCGTGGTATCCATTAACGGATACCAAGGCAGTAGCAATAATCGAGTCAATACCACCAGCAACAGCACAGCCAAGCTTTTTTGCGCAGAACTCAAAGCTTGCATCAATTAGCCTCCAAGTAACTGATATTGCTTTGTACCGCAACCTCGTCACCTTGCTGCTGACGGCTAGGCTTTAGCTGTGAAACTGACTGCCGATAAGCGACCTCTTCGATGAAATAAAGTGGCCGTTGCTTAACTTCCACAAATACTCGCCCTAGATACTCGCCAATTAACCCTAATGCCAACAGCTGAATACCCGCCAAGCCAAGTTGCACCACCATCATTGAGGGGTAACCGGCAACGGTGTCACCATATACAAGCGTTTTAGTTACCACCCAACCACCATAAGCAAAGGCACTAAAAGCAGTAAACACGCCACACCAGGTAGCAATACGCAACGGTTTAAAACTGAAAGAGGTGATGCCATCCATTGCTAAGCCAAATAGCTTGCTGTAATTCCATTTCGTTTCGCCC from Shewanella sp. Choline-02u-19 encodes:
- a CDS encoding ArnT family glycosyltransferase, with the translated sequence MQALSSAQKSLAVLLLVVLTRLLLLPWYPLMDTTEARYGEMARLMVETGNWITPLFDYDVPFWGKPPLHTWMSAVSILGFGVSEFAVRFPHWIAAMLTLGVVALFAKRLRLPVLPILIILASTVVFIVSAGAVMTDMALTLGLTMAMVGFYLCWQGEVRWGYFGFVGLAIGLLAKGPVALVIFGIGTGLWLLWQYGLIRPWLLLWQRVPLIKGTILMLLIALPWYVIAENTTPGFLSYFIVGEHWSRFVDSGWQGDLYGTAHDQTRGTIWLYFIVAALPWSLFLPQALYKVIIEAPKRSDEDKALQGAGFASYLVCWMIAPMVLFTFAGNILPAYVLPGIPALAILIAFAWRHTQVPMLHRIALVITALLIIAVGVIHFDAGKNKSERWLLQQRQVDLATYYWGKIPFSARFYTAGKAEKITSLTDVNQNGNPFYLFVQHSKADDSRFVNCDEIASNKDRGLLLCRPSR
- a CDS encoding GtrA family protein; the protein is MSSQPIGLLSQYWRKYQQEGRFLLVGANVFVADAVLFYLLFETFGLPLIWARVGAFSVAVVLSWFANRCWTFSDRQQAAKSRQLIMSVLVSSMAAVANLSVFYLISLWLGQSLLDTALAFSVGVLTGLVLNWFGANFWTFRSLNID